Proteins co-encoded in one Spirosoma endbachense genomic window:
- a CDS encoding BamA/TamA family outer membrane protein, giving the protein MSTYTRVVLALFMSGTMLITHAQPASLDDSTRSRIVPLSEQRDLLDVVRKLLPFMTLKNEDTVTMPLGRTFVWLLPVVGYTLQTGFLGQIQGNVMYRRPGANASTIIPAVAYTQNNQLFFATRLNTWTPDNHFNWVGDYRLYKYPQATFGIGTSTKPTDELNIDFTYLRLYQTLLKRVRPNTYIGIGYHLDYHWNIRTLTSQNDQATIPNYTVGTQGRSVSSGVSFNLLYDSRMNSQNPEPSAYLNLVFRPNFRALGSDANYQSLTLEGRKYVTLPSASDALLALWSYNAFTFGGNAPYLDLPSTGGDMYENSGRGYLQGRFRGRNLLYQEAEYRFPITRNRLLGGVVFVNNQIASEALTNRLGPFAPGAGVGLRLTTNKFSRLNVAIDYGFGLNDSQGLFFNFGEYF; this is encoded by the coding sequence CTTGCTCTGTTTATGAGCGGGACAATGCTAATCACACATGCCCAACCGGCAAGTTTAGACGACTCGACACGAAGCCGTATTGTACCGCTCAGCGAACAACGTGATTTGTTGGACGTAGTCAGGAAGTTACTTCCATTTATGACGCTGAAAAACGAAGATACCGTTACCATGCCGCTTGGACGCACATTCGTGTGGCTGCTGCCCGTGGTGGGGTATACGCTACAAACGGGTTTTTTAGGCCAGATTCAGGGTAATGTTATGTATCGTCGTCCTGGTGCCAATGCCTCGACCATCATTCCGGCGGTGGCCTACACGCAGAATAATCAATTGTTTTTTGCTACCCGGCTTAACACCTGGACACCAGATAACCACTTCAACTGGGTAGGCGATTATCGACTCTATAAATACCCACAAGCTACGTTTGGAATTGGCACATCGACTAAACCAACGGATGAACTCAACATTGATTTTACTTATTTACGACTCTATCAGACGTTGCTCAAACGAGTCAGACCGAATACGTATATAGGTATCGGTTATCATCTGGACTATCACTGGAACATTCGAACGCTCACCTCGCAAAACGACCAGGCTACTATACCCAATTACACGGTAGGAACACAGGGCCGGTCGGTGTCGTCCGGGGTATCGTTCAATCTGCTCTACGATAGCCGGATGAACTCACAGAACCCTGAGCCATCTGCCTATCTTAATCTGGTATTTCGCCCTAACTTTAGAGCGTTGGGCAGCGATGCCAATTACCAGAGCCTGACCCTGGAAGGCCGGAAATACGTCACCTTACCGTCGGCTTCGGATGCATTGCTGGCTTTATGGTCCTACAATGCATTTACATTTGGCGGAAATGCTCCCTATCTTGACTTACCGAGCACAGGGGGGGATATGTACGAAAATTCAGGCCGGGGTTATTTGCAGGGGCGTTTCAGAGGGCGAAACCTGTTGTATCAGGAGGCTGAATATCGTTTCCCTATTACCCGAAATCGACTACTTGGCGGAGTCGTTTTTGTCAATAATCAGATTGCCTCTGAAGCGCTTACGAACCGGCTTGGTCCATTTGCACCGGGCGCAGGCGTTGGCCTTCGGTTGACTACCAATAAATTCTCCCGTCTGAACGTGGCGATTGATTATGGTTTTGGGTTAAACGACTCCCAAGGGCTCTTCTTCAACTTCGGCGAGTATTTCTGA
- a CDS encoding SDR family oxidoreductase: MFQKPNQRLVGQTAIVTGASSGIGKATAIALASEGASVVINYIGNPAGAEEAASLIQENGGQALLAQADVSKEDQVQRMFADAVDAFGTVDILVANAGLQKDAKFIDMTLKDWQFVLDVNLTGQFLCAREAAREFLRRGTRPDVSQSIGKIICMSSVHEIIPWAGHSNYAASKGGVMLLMKSIAQELGGYKIRVNSVAPGAIRTPINRGAWETPQALSSLMRLIPYKRIGETSDIGSTVAWLCSDEADYIHGHTLVVDGGMTLYPGFEDNG, from the coding sequence ATGTTTCAGAAACCAAATCAACGATTAGTTGGCCAGACAGCCATTGTCACCGGTGCCAGCTCGGGCATTGGTAAAGCGACTGCCATTGCGTTAGCCAGTGAAGGAGCCAGCGTTGTGATCAACTACATTGGCAACCCAGCCGGGGCAGAAGAAGCTGCCAGCCTGATTCAGGAAAACGGTGGTCAGGCACTGCTCGCACAGGCTGACGTGAGTAAAGAAGATCAGGTACAGCGGATGTTTGCCGATGCGGTTGATGCCTTCGGTACGGTCGATATTCTGGTGGCGAATGCAGGCTTGCAGAAGGATGCAAAATTTATCGACATGACGCTCAAAGACTGGCAGTTTGTGCTGGATGTGAACCTGACTGGTCAATTTTTATGCGCCCGCGAAGCCGCCCGTGAGTTCCTGCGTCGTGGTACACGCCCGGACGTTTCGCAGTCTATCGGCAAAATTATCTGTATGAGTTCAGTCCACGAAATTATTCCCTGGGCAGGCCATTCGAACTATGCAGCCTCCAAAGGTGGGGTGATGCTGCTTATGAAATCCATTGCGCAGGAGTTGGGTGGCTACAAAATTCGGGTCAACAGTGTAGCTCCTGGCGCTATTCGAACACCCATCAACCGGGGAGCCTGGGAAACACCACAAGCCCTGTCGAGTCTCATGCGGCTCATTCCCTACAAACGAATCGGCGAAACTTCCGACATTGGCTCGACCGTTGCCTGGCTTTGCTCCGACGAAGCCGATTACATTCACGGCCATACCCTCGTTGTCGATGGTGGCATGACGCTGTATCCTGGTTTTGAAGATAATGGGTAA
- a CDS encoding amylo-alpha-1,6-glucosidase yields the protein MHYVLTSNFDDIAQREWLITNGLGGYASSTLAGANSRRYHGLLVAAQHPPTDRQVLVSKVDETLLTEQGAVALSSNRYGDFVHPQGWQHLVSFERLPLPKWVYQAGEHRISKTVFMVQMANTTMVVYQNLGKKAVTLQLMPLFVQRDYHSLFHQSDYANYYIAQTYPYLKLYAHYGAAPVYWAFSSGAFTENRAWYNQFTYREEQQRGLDFTEDAYSIGHVETRLEPGEECFLTFSTDEKLLIPAPADLRASEVRRVEELRQSQTEPFLQDLVASANQFIVQRQSTGSPAAGSPAAQSETIIAGYHWFTDWGRDTMIALRGLCISLGHQQTARRILATFFRYLDDGMLPNRFPDNSQDPIEYNTIDATLWLFVVLYEYHQRFNDLAFIEQHFEQLLAILNAHKSGTRYGIHVTDDGLLYGGKGTAQLTWMDARVGDYVVTPRHGCPVEINALWYNALKITIYFAKQLHRKPDLYALMLRRFEESFRPAFWNEKGYLNDVVIPGGSPDSSIRPNQIYALSLPFPLLNKADQQQILATVDKHLYTPYGLRTLAPTDPAFVAVYGGDSWLRDTAYHQGTVWPFLLGEYWPAYFRVHGDSVTMRKRMYTELATLKQHFYEHDCLFGISEIFDGLHPQQGRGTANQAWSVGAIVKLLADYPAQLPRIKDANSSEKLVSVPD from the coding sequence ATGCATTACGTTCTAACCAGCAATTTTGATGACATCGCCCAGCGCGAATGGCTCATCACCAATGGGTTGGGGGGCTATGCCAGCAGTACACTGGCAGGGGCCAATTCCCGACGGTATCATGGATTACTTGTTGCCGCGCAGCACCCACCCACCGACCGGCAGGTGCTGGTCTCGAAAGTTGACGAAACGCTGTTGACGGAGCAGGGTGCAGTTGCTTTGTCGAGCAATCGTTATGGCGACTTTGTTCATCCGCAGGGCTGGCAACACCTGGTCTCTTTCGAACGATTGCCATTACCCAAATGGGTTTATCAGGCAGGAGAACATCGCATTTCTAAAACCGTGTTTATGGTACAAATGGCCAACACAACAATGGTTGTTTACCAAAACCTCGGCAAAAAGGCGGTTACGCTTCAGCTAATGCCGTTGTTCGTTCAGCGTGATTACCATAGCCTGTTTCACCAGAGCGACTATGCGAACTACTACATTGCTCAGACCTATCCCTACCTGAAACTCTATGCTCATTATGGAGCAGCACCTGTGTATTGGGCGTTTTCATCAGGAGCGTTTACCGAAAATCGCGCCTGGTATAATCAGTTTACGTACCGGGAAGAACAACAGCGCGGCCTGGATTTCACGGAAGATGCTTATTCAATTGGCCATGTAGAGACCCGATTGGAGCCGGGCGAAGAGTGTTTTCTTACCTTTTCGACCGACGAGAAACTCCTGATTCCGGCCCCCGCCGACCTAAGGGCTTCGGAAGTCAGGCGAGTCGAAGAGCTTCGCCAAAGCCAGACTGAACCGTTTTTACAGGATCTGGTCGCTTCGGCCAACCAGTTCATCGTACAGCGACAATCAACCGGATCGCCGGCCGCCGGATCGCCGGCCGCTCAAAGCGAGACGATTATTGCGGGCTATCACTGGTTTACCGATTGGGGGCGCGACACAATGATTGCGCTACGTGGTCTGTGCATTTCGTTAGGTCATCAGCAGACAGCCCGACGGATTCTGGCCACTTTTTTTCGCTATCTGGACGATGGCATGTTGCCCAACCGCTTCCCCGACAATAGCCAGGACCCGATTGAGTACAATACCATAGACGCTACACTCTGGTTGTTTGTGGTTCTTTATGAATACCACCAGCGATTCAACGATCTGGCATTTATCGAACAGCATTTCGAGCAGTTGCTGGCTATTCTGAATGCGCACAAAAGCGGTACTCGCTATGGCATTCATGTTACCGACGATGGATTGTTATACGGCGGAAAAGGTACAGCTCAGCTGACCTGGATGGATGCCCGCGTAGGCGATTATGTCGTAACTCCTCGCCACGGCTGCCCGGTTGAGATTAATGCACTTTGGTATAATGCGCTGAAGATCACGATTTATTTCGCAAAGCAATTGCATCGAAAACCCGATTTATATGCGCTCATGCTCCGACGGTTTGAGGAGAGTTTTCGGCCTGCTTTCTGGAACGAGAAAGGGTATCTGAACGACGTAGTGATTCCTGGTGGATCGCCCGATAGCAGCATTCGTCCCAATCAGATCTATGCGCTCAGTTTGCCGTTTCCCCTGCTGAACAAGGCCGACCAGCAACAAATTCTGGCAACGGTCGATAAGCATTTATATACTCCTTATGGACTGCGGACGCTCGCACCCACTGATCCGGCTTTTGTGGCTGTGTATGGGGGCGACTCGTGGCTGCGCGACACTGCCTACCATCAGGGAACTGTCTGGCCGTTTTTGCTGGGCGAATACTGGCCCGCTTATTTCCGGGTTCATGGTGATTCGGTCACAATGCGTAAGCGGATGTATACCGAACTGGCTACGTTAAAACAGCATTTTTATGAGCACGACTGTTTGTTCGGAATCTCCGAAATTTTCGACGGCTTACACCCGCAGCAAGGTCGTGGAACCGCCAATCAGGCATGGTCGGTAGGGGCCATTGTCAAACTGTTAGCAGACTATCCGGCACAATTACCCCGTATTAAAGATGCAAACTCTTCAGAAAAACTGGTCTCTGTACCTGATTGA
- a CDS encoding SDR family NAD(P)-dependent oxidoreductase — protein sequence MKTILITGAAGNLGKAVVEHLHQQGYQVLATFSTDRDIKLYDHLPNVRSYVVNVLDEASVDAFMTSTADFDLRAVVLLVGGFAMGTIQETDSRLLEKMIDLNFMSAFNIIKPLMSRFEQQGGGQFILIGARPTLNPAEGKGMVAYALSKALVFELAKLINAAGKLHHTTATVVVPSTVDTPANRAAMPDADSAYWVPAEKIADLIAFLVSDTGRMTRETVVKIYNRA from the coding sequence ATGAAAACAATTCTAATTACAGGAGCAGCAGGCAATCTGGGCAAAGCCGTTGTTGAGCATCTCCATCAACAAGGATATCAGGTTCTGGCAACCTTTAGCACCGACCGCGATATAAAACTCTATGACCATCTGCCAAACGTTCGTTCGTATGTGGTGAATGTGCTGGATGAGGCCAGCGTTGATGCGTTCATGACCTCAACTGCCGATTTCGATCTGCGGGCGGTCGTATTGCTGGTGGGAGGTTTTGCCATGGGAACAATACAGGAAACCGATAGTCGCCTGTTGGAAAAAATGATTGACCTCAACTTCATGTCAGCATTTAACATCATCAAACCCCTGATGAGTCGCTTCGAACAACAGGGTGGAGGTCAGTTTATATTGATTGGCGCACGGCCCACGCTAAATCCTGCCGAAGGCAAAGGCATGGTTGCCTATGCCCTCAGCAAGGCATTGGTTTTTGAACTGGCCAAACTCATCAATGCAGCGGGTAAACTGCATCACACCACGGCTACGGTAGTTGTACCCAGTACGGTAGATACTCCAGCGAACCGGGCCGCCATGCCCGATGCAGATTCGGCTTACTGGGTTCCGGCCGAAAAAATAGCGGATTTAATTGCCTTTCTGGTGAGCGATACGGGGCGTATGACGCGCGAAACAGTCGTAAAAATCTATAACCGGGCTTAA
- a CDS encoding Rieske 2Fe-2S domain-containing protein: MGLHYQAVSWNRQKTRYDWAITSFVGLYLVIFCGLQMVLFPDVTAETVIIRATSTLAFLMLHIILAIGPLCRLNPRFLPLLYNRRHLGVTMFLIASVHGLFGLIQFHSHGNVDPLISLFTSEPDYRHFSQFPFQTLGFFALLILFLMAATSHDFWLKNLTPRIWKTLHMGVYVAYGLIVMHVLLGVLQQETSVVYAMLLGLGMLKLIGLHLAAAIVSQRRDIHPSGQETNGFVQVCDVRDIAENRAKTLMINGQNIALFRYDGKLSAVNNQCRHQNGPLGEGKIIDGCITCPWHGYQYLPHNGQSPPPFTEKVETYAVKCMGTTVWVNPTPNPPGTPQPPAFI, from the coding sequence ATGGGACTACACTACCAAGCTGTTTCCTGGAACCGTCAGAAAACACGATACGATTGGGCCATTACGAGTTTTGTGGGATTGTATCTGGTCATTTTCTGCGGTCTCCAGATGGTATTATTTCCCGATGTAACGGCCGAAACGGTTATCATTCGGGCGACCAGTACGCTTGCCTTTCTGATGCTGCACATCATCCTGGCGATTGGGCCACTCTGTCGACTCAACCCTCGCTTTTTACCGTTGCTCTACAACCGACGGCATCTGGGGGTAACTATGTTTCTGATCGCGTCGGTACATGGCCTATTCGGCCTGATTCAGTTCCATTCGCATGGAAACGTCGATCCGCTGATTTCACTATTTACCTCAGAACCGGACTATCGGCATTTTTCCCAGTTTCCGTTTCAGACACTGGGATTTTTTGCGCTGCTGATTCTATTCCTGATGGCTGCTACGAGCCACGATTTCTGGCTCAAAAACCTGACTCCCCGCATCTGGAAAACGCTGCATATGGGTGTTTACGTAGCTTATGGCCTGATCGTGATGCATGTATTGCTGGGCGTATTGCAGCAGGAAACCTCAGTCGTTTATGCGATGTTGCTTGGCCTGGGGATGCTCAAACTTATTGGCCTTCATCTGGCCGCAGCCATCGTGAGCCAACGGCGTGATATACATCCATCAGGTCAGGAAACGAACGGTTTTGTTCAGGTATGCGACGTACGTGACATTGCCGAAAATCGGGCAAAAACGCTGATGATTAATGGACAGAACATTGCCCTTTTCCGGTATGACGGTAAACTATCGGCAGTCAATAATCAATGTCGGCACCAGAATGGGCCACTAGGCGAGGGTAAAATCATTGATGGTTGCATCACCTGCCCCTGGCATGGTTATCAGTATCTGCCACATAACGGGCAGTCGCCCCCTCCGTTCACCGAAAAAGTGGAAACCTATGCCGTAAAATGCATGGGTACAACAGTTTGGGTCAACCCAACGCCTAACCCGCCCGGAACACCCCAACCACCAGCGTTCATTTAA
- a CDS encoding MGH1-like glycoside hydrolase domain-containing protein, whose product MKPQKKQTRQSAEQLRLQEQYTGQYDWLHWGPYLSERQWGTVREDYSTHGNAWEYFTHDHSRSRAYRWGEDGIAGISDDKQRLCFALAFWNGHDPILKERLFGLTGNEGNHGEDVKELYYYLDSTPTHSYMKHLYKYPQRAFPYADLVETNRYRDRNQPEYELLDTGIFDESRYFDIFTEYAKAADHDILIRITAYNRGSEAAPLHLLPTLWFRNGWSFGQLDRKPRIRRGPDGEGSGSVTTEHPEQGDYTLYFEQTDKVLFTENETNTDRLFGVPNAHPFTKDAFHQAIIGGAIDGVTQRVEGSKVAPLYQVIIPAGESITIKLRLTQATNSQPLGAEFDELFARRIAEADQFYAAIQAQKADAETKQIQRQAFAGMLWSKQFYHIDIPQWLNGDPGQPAPATERKNGRNHQWRTLNNEDIISMPDKWEYPWYAAWDLAFHCVPLARIDPQFAKNQLILFLREWYMHPNGQLPAYEWAFGDVNPPVHAWSCLAVYKLDAERTGVGDVDFLKRVFQKLLLNFTWWVNRKDAKGNNVFEGGFLGLDNIGVFDRSNQIPGGGRLEQADGTSWMAMYCLNMLEMALEIAKTDVTYEDVATKFFEHFVYIAESLNRMGEDWDGSWDENEGFFYDILELPGDHYIPLKIRSLVGLSTMFAVLKIPKSIFTKLPDFTKRMRWFQQYQKQGKMHVVVDDIAENEDLLLTLIPPERLERLLHAMLDEREFLAPGGIRSISKIHENGYSVHIDGQEFGLRYEPGESSSGLFGGNSNWRGPIWMPMNYLLICALRTYHSYYGDQVRVEFPTGSGHRVALGEAASMLAQRLTGIFQPDTNGHRPVNGKENRYATDPHFKDLVLFYEYFHGDNSQGVGASHQTGWTGVVADLIG is encoded by the coding sequence ATGAAACCGCAAAAAAAGCAAACACGTCAATCAGCCGAACAGCTTCGGTTGCAGGAGCAATATACTGGTCAATACGACTGGCTGCATTGGGGTCCTTATCTGTCGGAACGGCAGTGGGGAACCGTCCGCGAAGATTACAGCACCCATGGAAACGCCTGGGAGTATTTTACACACGATCATTCCCGTTCGCGGGCTTATCGCTGGGGTGAAGATGGGATTGCCGGTATTTCGGACGACAAACAACGGCTATGTTTTGCACTGGCGTTCTGGAATGGTCATGACCCGATCCTGAAAGAGCGGCTCTTCGGGCTAACGGGCAATGAAGGCAATCATGGCGAAGACGTGAAGGAACTGTACTATTACCTGGACAGTACGCCGACACATTCCTATATGAAACACCTCTACAAGTATCCGCAACGGGCTTTCCCCTATGCTGATCTTGTTGAGACGAATCGTTACCGCGACCGCAATCAACCTGAATATGAGCTGTTGGACACCGGCATTTTTGACGAAAGTCGGTATTTCGACATATTCACGGAGTATGCTAAAGCCGCTGACCATGATATCCTGATTCGGATTACTGCCTATAATCGAGGTTCTGAAGCAGCTCCATTGCATCTGTTGCCAACGCTCTGGTTTCGGAATGGCTGGTCATTTGGGCAGCTCGACAGAAAGCCACGCATCCGGCGAGGTCCAGACGGAGAAGGCTCTGGTAGTGTGACCACTGAGCATCCTGAACAGGGCGACTATACGCTGTATTTTGAGCAGACCGACAAAGTGCTGTTTACTGAAAATGAGACCAATACAGACCGTTTGTTTGGCGTTCCAAATGCACATCCGTTTACCAAAGATGCTTTTCACCAGGCCATCATTGGTGGCGCTATCGACGGAGTAACGCAACGAGTTGAAGGATCAAAAGTGGCCCCCCTTTATCAGGTTATCATACCTGCCGGCGAATCCATTACGATAAAACTACGGCTGACACAAGCCACGAACAGTCAACCTCTGGGGGCTGAATTTGACGAACTTTTCGCCAGACGTATTGCAGAAGCCGACCAGTTTTATGCCGCCATTCAGGCACAGAAAGCCGATGCCGAAACGAAACAGATTCAGCGACAGGCCTTTGCAGGAATGCTCTGGTCAAAGCAGTTTTATCATATTGATATACCACAGTGGCTCAACGGCGACCCCGGCCAGCCTGCTCCGGCTACCGAACGCAAAAACGGTCGTAATCATCAATGGCGGACGCTCAATAATGAGGACATCATTTCAATGCCCGACAAATGGGAGTATCCTTGGTATGCGGCCTGGGATCTGGCTTTTCATTGCGTACCATTGGCCCGAATAGATCCTCAATTTGCTAAAAATCAACTGATTCTGTTTTTGCGCGAGTGGTACATGCATCCAAACGGGCAGCTGCCCGCTTACGAATGGGCTTTTGGTGATGTAAACCCACCCGTTCATGCCTGGTCGTGCCTGGCGGTTTACAAGCTAGATGCCGAACGGACGGGCGTGGGCGACGTAGATTTTCTGAAACGGGTATTTCAGAAACTGCTGCTCAATTTTACGTGGTGGGTGAACCGCAAAGACGCAAAAGGCAACAACGTATTCGAAGGTGGATTTCTGGGTTTAGACAACATTGGTGTATTTGACCGCAGCAATCAGATTCCCGGTGGGGGTCGGCTCGAACAGGCCGATGGTACAAGCTGGATGGCGATGTATTGCCTGAATATGCTGGAAATGGCACTCGAAATCGCCAAAACCGATGTCACATACGAGGACGTCGCAACCAAGTTTTTTGAGCATTTCGTTTACATTGCCGAATCGCTCAACCGCATGGGCGAAGACTGGGATGGCTCCTGGGATGAGAATGAGGGGTTCTTTTACGATATTCTGGAACTGCCCGGCGATCACTATATTCCACTGAAGATCAGATCATTAGTGGGCCTTTCTACCATGTTTGCCGTCCTGAAAATTCCGAAAAGTATCTTTACCAAACTGCCTGATTTCACCAAACGGATGCGCTGGTTTCAGCAGTATCAGAAGCAGGGCAAGATGCATGTGGTTGTCGATGACATTGCCGAAAACGAAGATCTGCTGTTGACATTGATTCCGCCGGAGCGGTTAGAGCGATTGCTTCATGCCATGCTCGACGAACGAGAGTTTCTGGCACCGGGTGGTATTCGGTCTATCTCAAAAATCCACGAAAATGGCTACTCAGTGCATATCGACGGACAGGAATTTGGTCTGCGCTACGAACCCGGCGAATCGTCGAGCGGGCTTTTTGGCGGCAACTCCAACTGGAGAGGACCGATCTGGATGCCGATGAATTACCTGCTCATTTGCGCCCTCCGAACGTATCATAGCTACTACGGCGATCAGGTACGGGTTGAGTTTCCGACAGGCTCTGGCCACCGGGTAGCACTTGGCGAAGCGGCTTCTATGCTGGCTCAGCGGCTAACGGGCATTTTTCAACCCGATACCAACGGCCATCGGCCGGTCAACGGCAAGGAAAACCGGTATGCCACTGACCCGCACTTCAAAGATCTCGTCTTGTTCTACGAATATTTTCACGGCGACAATTCCCAAGGCGTGGGTGCCAGCCACCAAACGGGCTGGACCGGCGTAGTCGCCGATCTGATTGGCTAA
- a CDS encoding MIP/aquaporin family protein, whose protein sequence is MQTLQKNWSLYLIEAWALGMFMISASLVVIVVEHPAFPIREVIPSSMIRRALIGIAMGLTAIGLIYSGWGKRSGAHLNPAVTIAQWRLNRISTIDALAYILAQFVGGSLAIALLYWLIPNYLAHPTVNFVATQPGPTGIWTALGFEFAMAFGMLMMVLTLSNSFRLAPFTGYFVGLVVALYITFEAPISGMSINPARTVSSAFSAQLWTGWWLYFVGPITGMWLAGWLYRRNYRRRFGQCRTMAMHLSGERNGCQSYQVLWWSKDEG, encoded by the coding sequence ATGCAAACTCTTCAGAAAAACTGGTCTCTGTACCTGATTGAAGCCTGGGCATTGGGGATGTTCATGATCTCAGCCTCATTGGTCGTAATTGTTGTGGAGCATCCTGCCTTTCCGATTCGGGAGGTTATCCCATCGTCCATGATTCGTCGGGCGCTGATCGGTATCGCGATGGGGCTTACGGCCATTGGCCTGATTTATTCAGGCTGGGGCAAACGGTCGGGGGCACACCTGAATCCGGCCGTTACCATTGCCCAATGGCGACTTAACCGGATCTCTACCATTGATGCGCTGGCTTACATTCTGGCGCAATTTGTTGGTGGTTCACTGGCAATTGCGTTGCTGTACTGGCTTATTCCCAATTATTTGGCCCACCCAACGGTGAACTTCGTGGCCACGCAGCCTGGCCCAACCGGTATCTGGACAGCCTTAGGGTTCGAGTTTGCAATGGCCTTTGGGATGTTAATGATGGTGCTTACACTCAGTAACTCTTTCCGGCTGGCTCCCTTCACGGGATACTTTGTAGGCCTAGTTGTGGCGCTATACATCACCTTTGAGGCCCCTATTTCGGGGATGAGCATCAATCCGGCTCGTACGGTTAGCTCCGCTTTTTCTGCACAACTATGGACGGGCTGGTGGCTTTATTTCGTCGGGCCTATTACGGGAATGTGGTTAGCGGGCTGGCTTTACCGGCGCAACTACCGCCGACGTTTTGGCCAGTGCCGAACCATGGCGATGCACTTGTCCGGAGAGAGAAATGGCTGCCAGAGCTATCAGGTATTGTGGTGGAGCAAAGACGAAGGATAG